Proteins found in one Actinomycetota bacterium genomic segment:
- a CDS encoding ATP-binding protein: protein MNITAPEIEAGVSNRRSRMPGISSALAAFYAVCAVAVMAAFYVISLYDYPLFHALAELFSIVIGGAIFIIAWNSRKYLTIHYLLLIGIAFLFFSFLDTIHMLSYKGMGVFTGYDSNLPTQLWIAARYMESISLLIAPIFITRKLDVKIAVPVYMAVTAAILFLIFSRRFPASFVEGEGLTSFKIVSEYIIALILLGSLYLLYRSRRSFDRVVFLLLAASIAVTIASELAFTSYAGVFDFANMLGHLLKIAAFFLFYLAIVRTALVSPFNLLFRELNQSNAELARAKRGLEDSNRELEAFCYSVSHDLRAPLRRIEGFSTIVLRDHGEKLGEAGREDLQQVQKASLHMNDLIDDMLMLSRVGRQEMARQQVDLSALAARITETLRQTAPDRRVDFVIEPGLVTEADEHLLSIVLENLLGNAWKFSSKHESARIEFGRAAGLDGPVCFVRDDGAGFDMKYADNLFSPFQRLHTESEFPGTGIGLATVERIIGRHGGKIWVEAAEKKGATFYFTLGSPPGPSAGAVAPERPCDC from the coding sequence TTGAACATCACTGCACCGGAAATAGAGGCCGGCGTCAGCAACAGGCGAAGCCGCATGCCGGGCATCTCCTCTGCCCTGGCGGCATTCTATGCCGTCTGCGCGGTTGCCGTTATGGCGGCTTTTTACGTCATCAGCCTTTACGATTATCCGCTCTTCCACGCTCTGGCCGAGCTGTTCTCGATCGTCATCGGCGGGGCAATATTCATCATAGCCTGGAACAGCCGCAAGTATCTGACCATCCATTACCTGCTGCTGATCGGCATAGCTTTCCTTTTCTTCAGCTTCCTCGACACGATCCACATGCTCTCTTACAAGGGGATGGGAGTCTTCACCGGCTATGACTCCAACCTGCCGACCCAGCTCTGGATAGCCGCCAGATACATGGAGAGCATCTCACTGCTGATAGCGCCGATCTTCATCACGCGCAAACTGGATGTCAAAATCGCGGTGCCGGTTTACATGGCGGTGACCGCGGCGATTCTCTTCCTGATTTTTTCGCGGCGGTTTCCCGCCAGTTTTGTCGAAGGCGAGGGCCTGACTTCCTTCAAGATCGTCAGCGAATATATAATCGCGCTTATCTTGCTGGGCTCACTGTATCTGCTTTACCGTTCACGGCGCTCATTCGACCGGGTCGTCTTTTTACTGCTTGCCGCCAGCATCGCTGTCACGATCGCCTCCGAGCTGGCATTCACCAGCTACGCCGGCGTCTTTGACTTTGCCAATATGCTCGGCCATCTGCTCAAGATAGCGGCTTTCTTCCTCTTTTATCTGGCCATAGTCAGAACCGCCCTCGTCAGTCCGTTCAACCTGCTCTTCCGTGAGCTGAATCAGAGCAATGCGGAACTGGCGCGCGCCAAGCGGGGCCTTGAAGATTCAAACCGGGAGCTCGAGGCATTCTGCTATTCGGTTTCCCATGACCTGAGGGCGCCGCTCAGGAGGATCGAGGGATTCAGCACGATCGTGCTCAGGGATCATGGCGAAAAGCTTGGGGAGGCAGGAAGGGAAGATCTTCAGCAGGTCCAGAAAGCAAGCCTGCACATGAACGATCTGATAGACGACATGCTGATGCTGTCCCGCGTCGGCAGGCAAGAGATGGCCCGGCAGCAGGTGGACTTAAGCGCGCTGGCCGCACGCATCACAGAGACGCTCAGGCAGACCGCGCCCGACAGGCGGGTCGACTTCGTGATCGAGCCCGGCCTGGTCACAGAGGCCGACGAGCACCTGCTTTCGATCGTCCTGGAGAATCTACTCGGCAATGCCTGGAAGTTCAGCAGCAAGCATGAGAGCGCCCGGATCGAATTCGGCAGGGCCGCCGGCCTGGACGGACCGGTCTGCTTCGTACGTGACGACGGCGCCGGTTTTGACATGAAATACGCCGACAATCTCTTCAGCCCTTTCCAGCGGCTACACACCGAATCGGAGTTTCCCGGCACCGGCATCGGCCTGGCGACGGTCGAAAGGATCATCGGCCGGCACGGCGGCAAGATATGGGTCGAGGCTGCTGAAAAAAAAGGCGCAACCTTTTATTTCACGCTCGGCTCCCCGCCCGGGCCATCTGCCGGCGCCGTCGCACCGGAGCGACCCTGCGACTGCTAG
- a CDS encoding PAS domain-containing protein, which translates to MLKRVQQTREALRTSEKQMREITAAMGDGVYVLDDKARLIFMNPAAERLWG; encoded by the coding sequence ATGCTCAAGAGGGTACAGCAGACCAGGGAAGCTCTCAGAACTAGTGAAAAACAGATGCGTGAGATAACGGCGGCGATGGGTGACGGTGTATATGTGCTCGACGATAAAGCCCGTCTTATTTTCATGAATCCCGCCGCCGAGCGGCTTTGGGGCTGA
- a CDS encoding PAS domain S-box protein — protein sequence MFRTRRPYRSDADVFVRKDGVIFPTAFIATQSLQNDRVLAVVSVFQDISERKEAEALSDALDDINEIIHSTLEFEEIMQPVKRRRRWRWAVRQWRSRCATATIG from the coding sequence GTGTTCCGGACGCGAAGGCCTTACAGGTCTGACGCCGACGTCTTTGTCAGAAAGGACGGCGTCATCTTTCCGACCGCTTTCATAGCCACGCAGAGCCTTCAGAACGACCGGGTTTTGGCGGTCGTTTCGGTATTCCAGGACATCAGCGAGCGCAAGGAGGCCGAGGCGCTGAGCGATGCCCTCGATGACATCAACGAGATCATCCATTCCACCCTCGAATTCGAAGAGATAATGCAGCCGGTAAAAAGGAGGCGGCGCTGGAGATGGGCTGTGAGGCAATGGCGATCTCGCTGCGCGACGGCGACCATTGGGTGA
- a CDS encoding acyltransferase produces MQDSRRTTSQIKGLAIVVVVFAHFSSLYAMDFYSRWFTEYASAIVAFFFVLSGYGIFFSLERGFEQAPSAWRASFSFAYRRLVRIYPLYWLALVTIPLFYMPDQAHYDAMYHSGFRSVLIWMGFPLIRNDELWFITAILQCYWVAPLIYVMMRRLGTMKSLVMVAAGLAGAFLVSAFFYLQEYSLLHLPYVEPSTVVFYRNFFLGNIVLFSTGMAIAPLSRRRTPLLANRPALALLAGATLLLLYSIRVPDKFFQHSELYLMPFLYIALVLFCLAAIVNRLSVPPFRAWKFLGDHSYTVYLFHYQLIWLLWNLGLSEMSLPWRVTIVLAVMPPFLLLCLGIEKGAAYPRKRLERLFRPRRPIEAEAPAIEA; encoded by the coding sequence ATGCAGGATTCACGCAGGACGACATCCCAGATCAAGGGGTTGGCAATCGTCGTGGTAGTGTTCGCCCACTTCTCGAGCCTCTATGCCATGGATTTCTACAGCCGATGGTTCACCGAATACGCCTCGGCCATCGTCGCCTTCTTCTTCGTCCTCAGCGGTTATGGCATCTTCTTCTCCCTGGAGCGCGGCTTCGAACAGGCGCCATCAGCCTGGAGGGCTTCTTTTTCATTCGCCTACAGGCGCCTGGTGCGCATCTATCCGCTCTACTGGCTGGCGCTGGTCACCATCCCGCTCTTCTACATGCCGGACCAGGCCCATTACGACGCGATGTATCATTCCGGCTTCAGATCGGTCCTGATCTGGATGGGGTTTCCGCTTATCAGGAATGACGAGCTCTGGTTCATCACAGCCATCCTGCAGTGTTACTGGGTGGCGCCGCTGATATACGTGATGATGCGCCGGCTGGGGACGATGAAGTCGCTGGTCATGGTGGCGGCCGGTCTCGCCGGGGCCTTCCTGGTGTCGGCATTCTTTTACCTGCAGGAATACAGCCTGCTGCATCTTCCCTACGTCGAGCCCTCGACGGTCGTCTTCTACCGGAATTTCTTCCTGGGGAATATCGTCCTGTTCTCCACGGGAATGGCGATCGCGCCGCTGTCGCGAAGGCGGACGCCGCTGCTGGCGAACAGGCCCGCGCTGGCGCTGCTTGCCGGCGCTACGCTGCTGCTGCTCTATTCGATCAGGGTCCCCGACAAGTTCTTCCAGCATTCGGAGCTATACCTGATGCCGTTCCTATATATAGCGCTGGTCCTGTTCTGCCTGGCGGCGATCGTCAACCGCTTGAGCGTGCCGCCGTTTCGCGCATGGAAGTTTCTGGGGGATCATTCCTATACCGTCTACCTTTTCCATTACCAGCTGATCTGGCTGCTGTGGAATCTGGGGCTCAGCGAAATGTCCCTGCCCTGGAGGGTGACGATCGTTCTGGCGGTCATGCCGCCTTTCCTTCTGCTTTGCCTGGGCATCGAAAAGGGAGCGGCTTATCCCAGGAAGAGGCTGGAGAGGCTATTCCGGCCCCGCCGGCCTATCGAAGCTGAGGCTCCGGCAATCGAAGCCTGA
- a CDS encoding trypsin-like peptidase domain-containing protein: MATGNQTRLYRIFIAITLLSLLLASAGCGTSASNQTTVVTSAAGDEIEAVTGDFEHAISVVSQQVKPAVVQITGQQTQSGQFNQPFTVPTGVGSGIIYDKSGLVLTNNHVVQGAQSLLVSLPDGRSFQGQLVGGDAQTDIAVVKLQGDNLNLPVAPLGDSNNLQVGDWVVAIGNALALSGGPTVTKGVISALGRAVQEPGDTSTTQGPFLFNVIQTDAPINPGNSGGPLVSLNGEVMGINTLVAGSDASGATTQGIGFAISTATAKPIADQLVASGKVVHPYVGISYTPLDAFTASHLGITGTTDGALVTQVAAGSPADGAGIQARDVITAVDGTAIVGDSAFAQIISSHKPGDTVSMTVLRGTDKLTMQVTLATMPG, translated from the coding sequence GTGGCAACCGGAAATCAAACTCGCCTTTATCGTATTTTCATTGCTATTACGCTGCTGTCGCTACTGCTGGCCTCGGCCGGCTGCGGCACGTCGGCTTCCAATCAGACCACGGTAGTCACAAGCGCCGCCGGCGACGAAATAGAGGCGGTGACGGGTGACTTCGAGCACGCCATCAGCGTCGTCTCCCAACAGGTCAAGCCCGCGGTCGTGCAGATAACAGGCCAGCAGACCCAGTCAGGGCAGTTCAACCAGCCGTTCACAGTGCCGACCGGTGTCGGCTCCGGGATCATCTATGACAAGAGCGGCCTGGTTCTGACCAATAACCACGTGGTGCAGGGCGCGCAGAGCCTGCTGGTCTCGCTTCCCGATGGGCGCTCCTTCCAGGGCCAGCTTGTGGGCGGCGACGCCCAGACGGATATCGCCGTGGTCAAGCTCCAGGGCGACAACCTCAACCTGCCGGTAGCGCCCCTGGGAGATTCCAACAACCTGCAGGTGGGCGACTGGGTGGTCGCCATCGGCAACGCCCTGGCGCTATCGGGCGGACCGACCGTGACCAAGGGAGTGATCAGCGCTCTGGGCAGGGCGGTCCAGGAACCTGGCGACACGTCAACAACACAGGGTCCCTTCCTGTTCAACGTTATTCAGACTGATGCTCCCATCAACCCGGGCAATTCCGGCGGACCGCTGGTTTCGCTCAACGGGGAAGTGATGGGTATCAATACCCTGGTGGCGGGTTCTGATGCCTCCGGAGCCACGACCCAGGGCATCGGCTTTGCCATCTCGACGGCGACCGCCAAGCCGATCGCCGATCAGCTGGTCGCCAGCGGGAAGGTAGTCCATCCATATGTGGGGATAAGCTATACGCCGCTCGACGCCTTCACCGCTTCACACCTCGGCATAACCGGAACCACGGACGGCGCCCTGGTCACGCAGGTTGCCGCGGGTTCGCCCGCCGATGGCGCTGGCATTCAGGCCCGCGACGTCATCACAGCGGTCGACGGCACTGCCATAGTGGGGGATTCGGCCTTTGCGCAGATAATCTCATCGCACAAACCAGGGGATACGGTGTCGATGACCGTGCTGAGGGGTACGGACAAACTCACCATGCAGGTGACGCTAGCCACCATGCCGGGGTAG
- a CDS encoding NADP-dependent oxidoreductase yields MRAIRIHSFGGPQVLTYEEAPVPEPAAGEVLIRVRAAGVNPIDWKVRQGMFGERRLPLIPGWDVSGVIEKAGEGVTGFSPGDEVYSLLDRGRDGCYAQFAASDAAIIAAKPVSIDHIHAAAVPLAGLAAWQSLFDLGGLSPGQRILIHGSAGGLGHYAVQYAKWKGAYVIGTASAADAAFVKSLGADEVIDYQATRFEDVVKETDVVFDVIGGDTQERSWQVLRKGGVLVSTLGIASPEKAEQLGVEAKGLMVQSDTAQLTEIAGLIDAGIVRPRVQSVMPLADAAEAHELVQAGKVHGKLVLEVED; encoded by the coding sequence ATGAGAGCCATAAGGATCCACTCGTTCGGCGGCCCGCAGGTCCTGACTTACGAAGAGGCGCCGGTGCCCGAGCCGGCTGCCGGCGAGGTGCTCATAAGGGTGCGTGCCGCAGGCGTGAACCCTATCGACTGGAAGGTGCGCCAGGGGATGTTCGGGGAGCGCCGGTTGCCGCTGATCCCGGGATGGGATGTGTCCGGCGTCATCGAGAAAGCCGGTGAGGGAGTCACCGGGTTCTCGCCCGGCGACGAAGTCTACTCGCTGCTCGACCGCGGCCGTGACGGGTGCTATGCACAGTTCGCCGCCAGCGATGCCGCGATCATTGCCGCCAAGCCTGTTTCAATCGATCACATCCATGCAGCAGCCGTGCCGCTGGCGGGCCTGGCCGCCTGGCAATCGCTCTTCGATCTGGGCGGGCTTTCTCCGGGCCAGAGGATCCTGATACATGGCTCTGCCGGGGGCCTGGGTCATTATGCTGTGCAGTACGCCAAATGGAAGGGCGCATACGTGATCGGCACCGCGTCCGCAGCTGACGCTGCTTTCGTCAAGAGCCTGGGCGCAGATGAGGTCATCGATTATCAGGCAACACGCTTCGAGGATGTTGTCAAAGAAACGGATGTGGTCTTCGATGTCATCGGCGGCGATACCCAGGAGCGGTCATGGCAGGTGCTCAGGAAGGGCGGCGTGCTGGTATCGACTCTGGGCATCGCTTCCCCGGAAAAGGCCGAGCAGCTGGGAGTGGAGGCCAAAGGACTGATGGTGCAGTCTGACACCGCCCAGCTGACGGAGATCGCCGGTCTCATCGACGCCGGTATCGTCAGGCCCCGGGTTCAGTCGGTGATGCCTCTGGCCGACGCCGCCGAAGCTCACGAGCTGGTGCAGGCCGGCAAGGTGCACGGCAAGCTCGTGCTCGAGGTCGAGGACTGA
- a CDS encoding GAF domain-containing protein — protein sequence MGCEAMAISLRDGDHWVMRYTFGFPEEFNGPVVAGRNAMHLNLISQTRKPVVVLDARTDERIDPELAGKLGIRSPLSVPLIVKKEVIGDIAFASLSKPAAFSQAQLDFAVKTAAAISLAIENARLYEIEGNIAHTLQEAILTLPAAMPGIDIGHLYRSATETMEVGGDFYDLFERCRHENVDLVPRGPFSPHYHRHVHRSGTERWIASGRRFRRLRLYRAPADPAGGRDPGPVYGRRYRSKEKRRAVRRTSAHRSCAGPAGAAGKRSPLRHL from the coding sequence ATGGGCTGTGAGGCAATGGCGATCTCGCTGCGCGACGGCGACCATTGGGTGATGCGATACACGTTCGGCTTTCCTGAGGAATTCAACGGGCCGGTCGTGGCCGGCCGGAACGCCATGCACCTCAATCTGATAAGCCAGACACGCAAGCCGGTGGTGGTCCTGGATGCGCGGACGGATGAAAGGATCGACCCGGAGCTGGCCGGGAAGCTGGGGATCCGCTCGCCGCTTTCAGTACCGCTGATCGTGAAAAAGGAAGTCATCGGCGACATAGCTTTTGCTTCCCTGTCAAAACCTGCGGCTTTCAGCCAGGCGCAACTCGATTTTGCCGTCAAGACCGCCGCCGCTATCTCCCTGGCGATCGAGAACGCGCGGCTTTATGAGATCGAAGGCAACATCGCCCATACCCTGCAGGAAGCGATCCTGACGCTGCCGGCAGCGATGCCCGGCATCGATATCGGTCATCTTTACCGCTCGGCGACTGAGACGATGGAGGTGGGTGGAGATTTCTACGATCTGTTCGAGCGATGTCGGCACGAGAACGTTGACCTGGTGCCGCGCGGGCCATTCAGCCCCCATTATCACCGGCACGTCCACCGCTCGGGTACTGAGCGATGGATCGCCTCCGGTCGGCGCTTTCGACGACTTCGCCTTTACCGGGCACCAGCAGACCCTGCTGGCGGGCGAGACCCTGGTCCTGTATACGGACGACGTTATCGAAGCAAGGAAAAAAGACGAGCTGTTCGGCGAACGTCGGCTCATCGGTCGTGTGCAGGACCTGCGGGGGCTGCCGGCAAGCGATCTCCCCTCCGGCATCTATGA